The region CAGCAGCGAGCCATCGCACTGCTCGCGGGCCAGCTCGACCACTCGGGTCCGGCGTCGCATGTTGATCGCGTCCACCTCCCGCAGGAAGGTCAGCGCCTCGGAGGCGCCCAGCTCGCCGGCCCGGGCCATGAACGCACGGATGTCCTTGGGCAGGCAGCCGCCGCCGAAACCGAGGCCGGCGTTGAGGAAACGGCGTCCGATCCGGGGGTCGTAGCCGATCGCGTCGGCCAGCTGAGCGACGTCCGCCCCGGCGGCCTCGCACACCTCGGCCATCGCGTTGATGAACGAGATCTTGGTGGCCAGGAACGCGTTTGCGGCGACCTTGACCAGCTCGGAGGTGGCGAAGTCCATGGTCAGGAACGGGGTGCCGGCGCCGATCGGTCCGGCGTACACCTCCCGGAGCACGTCCTCGGCATGCTGCGAGCGGACGCCGACGACCAGCCGGTCGGGGTGCAGGGTGTCGGCGACGGCGTACCCCTCGCGCAGGAACTCCGGGTTCCAGGCCAGCTCGGCGGCCGCACCGGCCGGCGCTGTCGTGGCGATCAGCTCGGCCAGCCGGCCGGCGGTGCCCACGGGCACGGTCGACTTGCCGACCACGAGCGTCGGCCGGTCCAGGTGCCGGGCCAGCGACTCGGTCGCCCCGTCGACGTAGCGCAGGTCGGCCGCGTGCTCGCCCTTCTTCTGCGGGGTGCCGACGCACACGAAGTGCACCTCGCCGAAGCTGCCCGCCTCCTCGAACGAGGCGCCGAAGCGCAGCCGCCCGGCCTCCAGGTTCTTGCGCAGCACCGGCTCCAGGCCGGGCTCGAAGAACGGCACCTCGCCGGCGTTGAGCCGGGCCACCTTGTCCGGGTCGACGTCGATGCCGAGGACGTCGTGGCCGAGCTCGGCCATGCAGGCCGCGTGCGTGGCGCCGAGGTACCCGAGGCCGATGACGGTCATCCGCATGCTCATGATCGGACCCTACCGGCGGGGTTCCGGGCGGCCGCCCCCACCACTCGGCGGACGGCCGAACCGTCGCTCTGGCCGCGGGATCCCGTGTCAGGACTTGCAGGGGTTGTTGTCCGCCGCGGACGTCGTCTGCACCGGGGCGCTGCTGGTTGCGGTGGCCGCCGGGGCCGCCGTCACGGTGACCGCCTTGGCGCCGGAGTAGGACGAGCCGACGACCACTTTGAAGACCTTGCCCTGCCCGGGGACGGCGACCGCGGTGGCTCCCGGGAGTGCCGCCAGCACGGTCTTCAGGGACTCGTTCCAGCTCGGGTCGTACCGCACGACGGTCTGGCTGGCCCCGGTCGTCGCGGCGTTCGCCGCCGGCCCGGCCAGCACGAAGCCCAGCTGCTGCAGGTCGTTCGCGGCGCGGCCGGCGAGGCCGGCCACACCGGCCCCGTTGAGGACCACCAGGCTGATCTGGGACGGCGCAACCGTCGGCGCGCTGGCCGTCGTCGTGGTCGGGGCGGTGGTGGCCGGCTTGACCAGGGGCGTGTCGGTGCGGAAGGCGTTGAAGACCTGCTGCGCCTTGGCGTCGTCCCACAGCACGGTCGAGCCGATGCCGTTCACCGAGTAGTCGACGTTCGCCATCGGGATGGTGGCGAACACCACGTTCCCGGCCGCGACGCTGCGCATCGAGGTGGCCAGGTCCAAGATGTCCGCCCGGCTCAGGTCCGGGTCGGTCGTGACGGCGGCCAGCACAGCGTCCAGGAAGCTGTTGAGCCTGATCGGGTTGAGCAGGATCTGGGAGCTCATGGCCCGGCGGAACAGCGCCGCCAGGAAGGCCTGCTGCCGGTCGATCCGGCCGAGGTCGGCCCGCGGGTCCACGTAGCGGGCCCGGACGTACTTCAGCGCGGTGGCACCGTCCAGCTGGGTGGTCCCGGCCGGGATGTTCAGGCCGGACTTGGGGTCGTTCAGCGCCTTGGGCGTGCAGATCGGCACCGTGCCGACCGCGTTGACCATCCGCACGAAGCCGTCGAAGCCGATCTCGATGTAGTGGTCGATGTGCACCCCGGTGTTGGTCTCCACCGTGGCCACGGCCAGCTGCGGGCCGCCGAACGCGTAGGCCGCGTTCAGCTTGTTGTGCGACTCCGGGTGCTTCTTGCCCACCGCGTCGGTGTAGGCGGGGATGGTGACGTAGGAGTCCCGGGGCAGGCTGAGCAGAGTCGCGGTGCCACGGTCCTTGGAGATGTGCAGCAGGATCATGGTGTCCGACCGGCGGCCGCCCGCGTTGGTGGCGGTGGCCGAGCCGACGTGCAGCTCGGCGATCTCGTTCCTGCTCAGCCCGGCCCTGCTGTCCGAGCCGACCAGCAGGATGTTCTCGGCCGAGCTGCTGACCTTGGCCGGCCGGTTCCTGAGCCCGTCGAAGACGGACACCCGGGTGATCTTGCTCTCGTAGTGGTTGGCCACGCCGTTGCCGACCAGGCTGAACCCGACGGTGACCGCGGCCAGGCTGCCGGCCACCCAGGCCAGTGGCCGCCGGGAGCGGGACCGCCGGGCACCGGACGCCGTCGCCGCGGGCCGGCGCGGACCGCGAGGGTCCAGCTCGGGCGGCAGCGATGAGCGCGTGCTGCCAGCGTCGGTCATGGGTCGGGTCCTCCGGGGGCTGTCGGGCCGGGCGCGGATTCCGGCCGGCTCATCGAGGGTACGACGCTCGACGGCCTCCCCGGGTTTCGTGCCGGCCCGCAGCGTGTCTCGTGTCACAGCCGCACGGGCCCGGTCGGTTACCGTAGAACCCCATGACGACCTCGCCGGATGCGGCCGCCTCGGACGCCGCGTGGCCCCCGGTATCCGTCGTCATGCCGGTGCTGGACGAGGAGCGGCACCTGCGGGACGCCGTCGGCCAGGTGCTGGCCCAGGACTACCCCGGCGAGCTCGAGCTGGTCATGGCGCTGGGCCCGTCCCGGGACCGGACCGACGAGATCGCCGCGCGGCTGGTGGCCGAGCACGGCGGGCGGGTCCGCACGGTGCCCAACCCCAGCGGGACGACCCCGGCCGCGCTGAACTCGGCGATCGGTGCCGCGCGGCACCGGATCGTCGTCCGGGTGGACGGGCACGCCCTGTTCCCGACGGACTACGTGCGCACCGCCGTCGAGGTGCTGCAGGAGACCCGGGCCGACAACGTCGGCGGCATCATGGCGGCGGAGGGGGTGACCCCGTTCGAACAGGCCGTGGCTA is a window of Actinomycetes bacterium DNA encoding:
- a CDS encoding LCP family protein, which gives rise to MTDAGSTRSSLPPELDPRGPRRPAATASGARRSRSRRPLAWVAGSLAAVTVGFSLVGNGVANHYESKITRVSVFDGLRNRPAKVSSSAENILLVGSDSRAGLSRNEIAELHVGSATATNAGGRRSDTMILLHISKDRGTATLLSLPRDSYVTIPAYTDAVGKKHPESHNKLNAAYAFGGPQLAVATVETNTGVHIDHYIEIGFDGFVRMVNAVGTVPICTPKALNDPKSGLNIPAGTTQLDGATALKYVRARYVDPRADLGRIDRQQAFLAALFRRAMSSQILLNPIRLNSFLDAVLAAVTTDPDLSRADILDLATSMRSVAAGNVVFATIPMANVDYSVNGIGSTVLWDDAKAQQVFNAFRTDTPLVKPATTAPTTTTASAPTVAPSQISLVVLNGAGVAGLAGRAANDLQQLGFVLAGPAANAATTGASQTVVRYDPSWNESLKTVLAALPGATAVAVPGQGKVFKVVVGSSYSGAKAVTVTAAPAATATSSAPVQTTSAADNNPCKS
- a CDS encoding UDP-glucose/GDP-mannose dehydrogenase family protein, giving the protein MSMRMTVIGLGYLGATHAACMAELGHDVLGIDVDPDKVARLNAGEVPFFEPGLEPVLRKNLEAGRLRFGASFEEAGSFGEVHFVCVGTPQKKGEHAADLRYVDGATESLARHLDRPTLVVGKSTVPVGTAGRLAELIATTAPAGAAAELAWNPEFLREGYAVADTLHPDRLVVGVRSQHAEDVLREVYAGPIGAGTPFLTMDFATSELVKVAANAFLATKISFINAMAEVCEAAGADVAQLADAIGYDPRIGRRFLNAGLGFGGGCLPKDIRAFMARAGELGASEALTFLREVDAINMRRRTRVVELAREQCDGSLLGKRVAVLGAAFKPDSDDVRDSPALNVAGQIQLQGAAVTVYDPEAMVNARALFPTLGFADSVVEACERADVVLLLTEWDEFKQLDPVTLAPAVATPRIVDGRNALDAKRWRTAGWTYRAMGRP